Proteins found in one Deinococcota bacterium genomic segment:
- a CDS encoding glycosyltransferase, whose translation MNDGQVVAERVPGPRNEQVGGPRGDAEDLLVTMDADDTMDPGLIPAMLRAALEGADLVIAFRFAGGSEAGVPRLRKLYSRAARLLIAGMFPLPGVRDYTCGFRMYRVSLLSELSRVKPGLFDAAGFTAPTELLLNLSHLRPNVAEVPLHLRYDRKVGRSKMRVVSTLWQYLRLLLRLRLGNGLFAARPRLEEEKRG comes from the coding sequence GTGAACGATGGGCAGGTGGTGGCCGAGCGCGTCCCAGGCCCACGGAACGAGCAGGTAGGCGGCCCACGCGGCGACGCCGAGGACCTGCTCGTCACCATGGACGCGGACGACACCATGGACCCCGGGCTTATTCCCGCCATGCTGAGGGCGGCCCTAGAGGGCGCGGACCTCGTTATCGCCTTCCGCTTCGCCGGCGGAAGCGAAGCGGGGGTTCCCCGGCTGCGCAAGCTCTATTCCCGTGCGGCGCGCCTGCTGATCGCCGGCATGTTTCCCCTGCCGGGCGTGCGAGACTATACCTGTGGCTTTCGCATGTACCGCGTTTCACTCCTCAGTGAGCTCTCGAGGGTCAAGCCAGGCCTCTTCGATGCTGCGGGCTTCACCGCTCCCACGGAACTGCTCCTCAACCTGTCGCACCTCCGGCCCAACGTCGCCGAGGTTCCCCTGCATCTGCGCTACGACCGCAAGGTGGGGCGGAGCAAGATGCGCGTCGTCTCGACGCTGTGGCAGTACCTGCGGCTGCTCTTGCGCCTCAGGTTGGGCAACGGCCTCTTCGCTGCTCGCCCCCGGCTGGAAGAGGAGAAGCGCGGCTAA
- a CDS encoding Uma2 family endonuclease — translation MDPKFLRADELGVRLEIVGGLPIWEPHPVYKHQKAVDRIRATISPASEADRDRCACFHVAGVYVSFPDGSLKRPDISLFRREPEEEEEAVTLVPEAVIEVISRGYEAKDLELGPHFYLSQGVKDVVVFNPYTLVVLHVRQGGASRHVSPVEIALSCGCRCTV, via the coding sequence GTGGACCCAAAGTTCCTCCGCGCTGACGAGCTCGGCGTCCGCTTGGAAATCGTCGGCGGCTTGCCGATCTGGGAACCGCACCCCGTCTACAAGCATCAAAAGGCTGTGGACCGCATTCGCGCGACGATTTCTCCTGCTTCAGAAGCCGATCGTGATCGCTGCGCCTGCTTCCACGTCGCCGGTGTCTACGTGAGCTTTCCCGACGGCTCCTTGAAGCGTCCCGACATCTCCCTCTTCCGCCGCGAACCCGAGGAGGAGGAAGAGGCGGTGACGCTCGTGCCGGAAGCGGTCATCGAGGTGATCAGCAGGGGCTATGAGGCCAAGGACCTGGAGCTCGGCCCGCACTTCTACCTGTCGCAGGGGGTGAAGGACGTGGTGGTCTTTAACCCCTACACCCTGGTGGTCTTGCACGTGCGGCAGGGTGGCGCCAGCCGGCACGTGTCGCCGGTGGAGATCGCCCTCAGTTGCGGCTGCCGCTGCACCGTGTAG
- a CDS encoding nitroreductase family protein, with amino-acid sequence MSDKTAQADHPILETIRQRWSPRAFADRPVERHKLLSVLEAARWAASAGNEQPWRFIVASRGEPQAYAKLLACLEEKNQSWAASAPLLMLALAKGHFRDDEAGANRHAWHDVGQAVATLSLQATALGLYAHPMAGFYPERVREAYALPAAFEPVAALALGYLGDAATLPEDLRRREAAPRRRKPLSELVLSWGEPASLTGAEAAPPGG; translated from the coding sequence ATGAGCGACAAGACCGCGCAGGCAGACCATCCGATCCTGGAAACCATTCGGCAGCGCTGGAGCCCGCGGGCCTTTGCAGACCGGCCCGTCGAGCGGCACAAACTTCTGAGCGTGCTCGAGGCCGCGCGCTGGGCCGCCTCGGCGGGTAACGAGCAGCCCTGGCGCTTTATCGTGGCGAGCAGGGGCGAGCCGCAGGCCTACGCCAAGCTGCTGGCTTGCCTCGAGGAGAAAAACCAGAGCTGGGCCGCCTCGGCGCCGCTGCTCATGCTGGCCCTGGCCAAGGGGCACTTTCGCGACGATGAGGCGGGCGCGAACCGCCACGCCTGGCACGATGTGGGGCAGGCGGTGGCCACCCTGAGCCTTCAGGCGACCGCGCTCGGCCTCTACGCGCATCCCATGGCGGGCTTTTATCCCGAGCGCGTGAGGGAGGCCTACGCCCTGCCCGCCGCCTTTGAGCCCGTCGCGGCCCTGGCGCTGGGCTATCTGGGCGACGCGGCGACGCTGCCCGAGGACCTGCGGCGGCGGGAAGCCGCGCCGCGCCGGCGCAAGCCTCTGAGCGAGCTGGTCTTAAGCTGGGGCGAGCCGGCCTCCTTGACGGGCGCGGAGGCCGCTCCTCCCGGCGGTTGA
- the speA gene encoding biosynthetic arginine decarboxylase, with translation MKRTLETSRFTEADAAELYGIPYWSSGYFHVKDGLVHVRPATRSSGDNGNGRGDNVALRRIIDDLVSSGHALPLILRFPQIIENRLEQLNRAFERAIQKFDYGAHYQGVFPIKVNQRRVVVETIAEYGARFKTGLEAGSKAELALCLVQDIHPESLLCCNGFKDDDFIRLALRGRLIGKNVVITLEKYSELHRVLRLSKELGVKPALGVRFKLHAKGSGQWETSGGDDAKFGLNATELINVVETLRERDMLDSLVMLHCHIGSQITDIRKIKVAVREAAQAYVEVREMGVPMRYLNVGGGLAVDYDGSKTTFYVSANYGLQEYADDVVYSILETCAETGTPHPVIVTESGRALTAHHSVVVLPVIDAIGPSREPLRLPEPGEGAHALVHEMVDLLRTVSVKNYREIYHDAVGYKDTMHNLFDLGYLTLLDRAHIENLFNQVLVKIARVIKDIDYVPEEFGTLPRLLADKYVCNFSLFQSLPDHWAIQALFPVMPLGRLDEEPSRDATLVDISCDSDGKMTKFVDLRDVKDTLRLHNLRPHEPYYLGIFLTGAYQDVLANAHNLFGRVNEAHVRVTGDGQYELERFVRGQKARRVIENMGYEASDLHRWIGQEADEARGRGTLSEEQARDLIENYDAELVGYTYLEE, from the coding sequence TTGAAGCGAACACTGGAGACGAGCCGCTTTACCGAGGCCGACGCCGCCGAGCTCTACGGGATCCCCTACTGGAGCAGCGGCTATTTTCACGTGAAGGACGGTCTCGTCCACGTTCGGCCCGCGACCAGGAGCAGTGGCGACAACGGCAACGGGCGCGGCGACAACGTCGCCTTGAGGCGCATCATCGACGACCTCGTCTCGAGCGGTCACGCTTTGCCGCTCATCCTTCGCTTCCCGCAGATCATCGAAAACCGCTTGGAGCAACTCAACCGCGCCTTTGAGAGGGCCATTCAAAAGTTCGACTACGGCGCGCACTACCAGGGCGTCTTTCCCATCAAGGTGAACCAGCGGCGGGTGGTGGTCGAGACCATCGCCGAGTACGGCGCGCGCTTCAAGACGGGGCTCGAGGCCGGCAGCAAGGCCGAGCTCGCGCTCTGCTTGGTGCAGGACATTCACCCCGAGTCGCTGCTCTGCTGCAACGGCTTCAAGGACGACGACTTTATCCGCCTGGCCCTGCGCGGGCGGCTCATCGGCAAGAACGTGGTGATCACCTTGGAGAAGTACAGCGAGCTGCACCGCGTCCTGCGCCTCTCCAAAGAGCTCGGCGTCAAGCCGGCCTTGGGGGTGCGCTTCAAGCTCCACGCCAAAGGCTCGGGCCAGTGGGAGACCTCGGGCGGCGACGACGCCAAGTTCGGTCTCAACGCCACCGAGCTGATCAACGTGGTCGAGACCTTGCGCGAGCGGGACATGCTCGACTCCTTGGTGATGCTCCACTGCCACATCGGTAGCCAGATCACCGACATCCGCAAGATCAAGGTGGCGGTGCGCGAGGCGGCGCAGGCCTACGTCGAGGTCCGCGAGATGGGCGTGCCCATGCGCTACTTGAACGTGGGCGGTGGCTTGGCGGTCGACTACGACGGCTCGAAGACGACCTTCTACGTCTCGGCCAACTACGGCCTGCAGGAGTACGCCGACGACGTGGTCTACAGCATTTTAGAGACCTGCGCCGAGACGGGCACGCCGCACCCCGTCATCGTCACCGAGTCGGGGCGGGCGCTTACCGCGCACCACTCGGTGGTGGTCCTGCCGGTCATCGACGCCATCGGCCCCAGCCGCGAACCGCTCAGGCTGCCCGAGCCCGGCGAGGGTGCCCACGCGCTGGTCCACGAGATGGTCGACCTCTTGAGGACGGTCTCGGTCAAGAACTACCGCGAGATCTACCACGACGCGGTTGGCTACAAGGACACCATGCACAACCTCTTCGACTTGGGCTACCTGACCCTCTTGGACCGGGCGCACATCGAAAACCTCTTCAACCAGGTGCTGGTCAAGATCGCCCGCGTCATCAAGGATATCGACTACGTGCCCGAGGAGTTCGGAACGCTGCCCAGGCTCTTGGCCGACAAGTACGTCTGCAACTTCAGCCTCTTCCAGAGCCTGCCCGACCACTGGGCCATCCAGGCGCTCTTTCCGGTCATGCCGCTCGGCCGCTTGGACGAGGAGCCCAGCCGCGACGCCACCCTGGTGGACATCTCCTGCGACAGTGACGGCAAGATGACCAAGTTCGTCGATCTGCGCGACGTCAAGGACACCCTGAGGCTCCACAACCTGAGACCGCACGAGCCCTACTACCTGGGCATCTTCCTGACCGGCGCCTACCAGGACGTGCTCGCCAACGCCCACAACCTCTTCGGCCGGGTGAACGAGGCGCATGTGCGCGTGACCGGCGACGGCCAGTACGAGCTCGAGCGCTTCGTTCGGGGTCAAAAGGCGCGGCGGGTGATCGAGAACATGGGCTACGAAGCGTCGGACCTGCACCGCTGGATAGGCCAGGAGGCCGACGAGGCCAGGGGCAGGGGCACGCTGAGCGAGGAGCAGGCACGCGACCTCATCGAAAACTACGACGCCGAGCTGGTGGGGTACACGTACCTGGAGGAATAG